Proteins encoded together in one Streptomyces sp. NBC_01408 window:
- a CDS encoding SpoIIE family protein phosphatase, whose protein sequence is MASSDRAAGRWLVLLTPAGSTPRAADHEGERRRRELSHAAMATIGASLDVTDTAQTLVNLLVPVFADLATVDLAEPVLVGDEPPELAASGEVRLRRIAAAQSPEISAENLLAVGEALPPVVDNALMQPLMEGRPVVVPDLQALRTTLPVDPEALEAFIPRGASSSIAVPLYARGLVLGCVTVWRSDLLSAFGDSDAALLEDVVSRTALGVDNARRYTREHRSALALQRSLLPHSALNLTAAETAGVYQPAGGGVGVGGDWYDVIPLPSLRVAFVAGDVVGHGLDATAAMARLRTAVQTLADLDLDPGELLTHLDDLVLGFSAERAMGASRSEIAVLGATCLYAVYDPVTGRLTAASAGHPPPVVRDAGGESFSVEMAPGPPLGVGGMPFEVAELDVPPGSTLALFTDGLVESRGRDIEEGMAVLRDCLAAVPSDLTLDETCQSVLGTLMPAVPGDDVALLLARVHRLPPSRVAAWEFEAELSQVAHAREGVVSQLSAWQLDDLAFVAELVVSELVTNAIRYAGGPVGLRLILDEVLVCEVSDPSSTQPRLRRARETDEGGRGLFLVAQLAERWGCRFTGGGKTIWTEQAIDASLRQDAADG, encoded by the coding sequence ATGGCCTCATCGGACCGCGCCGCGGGCCGATGGCTCGTCCTCCTCACCCCCGCCGGAAGCACGCCCCGGGCGGCGGACCACGAGGGGGAGCGCAGGCGGCGGGAGCTCTCCCATGCCGCCATGGCGACGATCGGAGCGTCCCTGGACGTCACGGACACCGCCCAGACGCTCGTCAACCTCCTCGTGCCCGTCTTCGCCGATCTGGCGACCGTGGACCTGGCCGAGCCGGTCCTCGTGGGCGACGAGCCGCCGGAGCTCGCCGCCAGCGGTGAAGTACGGCTGCGCCGGATCGCAGCCGCCCAGAGCCCGGAGATCTCGGCGGAGAACCTCCTGGCGGTCGGGGAGGCGCTGCCGCCCGTGGTCGACAACGCGCTGATGCAGCCGCTCATGGAGGGCCGGCCGGTGGTCGTGCCCGACCTCCAGGCACTCCGCACGACACTGCCCGTCGACCCCGAAGCCCTCGAGGCGTTCATCCCGCGGGGCGCGAGCTCCTCGATAGCGGTCCCCCTCTACGCCCGGGGCCTCGTCCTGGGCTGCGTCACGGTCTGGCGCTCCGACCTGCTCTCCGCCTTCGGCGACAGCGACGCGGCCCTCCTGGAGGACGTGGTCTCCCGCACCGCGCTCGGAGTGGACAACGCCCGGCGCTACACCAGGGAGCACCGCTCCGCGCTGGCCCTCCAGCGCAGTCTGCTGCCGCATTCGGCCCTGAACCTGACGGCCGCCGAAACGGCCGGCGTCTACCAGCCGGCCGGCGGCGGTGTGGGCGTCGGCGGGGACTGGTACGACGTGATCCCCCTGCCTTCCCTGCGCGTGGCCTTCGTGGCCGGGGACGTCGTCGGCCACGGCCTCGACGCCACCGCGGCCATGGCGCGGTTGCGCACCGCGGTGCAGACCCTGGCCGACCTCGACCTGGACCCCGGCGAACTCCTGACGCACCTCGACGACTTGGTGCTCGGGTTCTCGGCCGAGCGGGCCATGGGAGCCTCCCGTTCGGAAATCGCGGTCCTGGGGGCGACGTGCCTCTACGCCGTCTACGACCCGGTGACCGGAAGGCTCACGGCCGCGAGCGCGGGCCATCCGCCGCCGGTCGTGCGCGATGCGGGGGGCGAGAGCTTCTCCGTCGAGATGGCCCCCGGTCCGCCGCTGGGCGTCGGCGGCATGCCGTTCGAGGTGGCGGAGCTCGACGTGCCGCCCGGGAGCACGCTGGCGCTCTTCACCGACGGTCTGGTCGAGAGCCGCGGCCGCGACATAGAGGAGGGAATGGCCGTGCTGCGGGACTGCCTCGCCGCCGTTCCCTCCGACCTGACGCTGGACGAGACCTGCCAGAGCGTCCTCGGCACCCTGATGCCCGCGGTGCCCGGCGACGATGTCGCCCTGCTGCTCGCCCGGGTCCACCGCCTTCCGCCCAGCCGCGTCGCCGCATGGGAGTTCGAGGCCGAACTGTCCCAGGTCGCCCACGCCCGCGAGGGCGTCGTGAGTCAGCTCTCCGCCTGGCAGCTGGACGATCTCGCCTTCGTCGCGGAACTCGTCGTCAGCGAACTGGTCACCAACGCCATCCGCTACGCCGGAGGGCCCGTAGGACTCCGGCTGATCCTGGACGAAGTGCTCGTGTGCGAGGTGTCCGACCCGAGCAGCACGCAGCCGCGCCTGCGCCGGGCCAGGGAGACGGACGAGGGAGGGCGCGGCCTCTTCCTGGTCGCCCAGCTCGCGGAGCGCTGGGGGTGCCGTTTCACCGGCGGGGGAAAGACCATCTGGACCGAACAGGCCATCGACGCCTCCCTCCGCCAGGACGCAGCGGACGGCTGA
- a CDS encoding benzoate-CoA ligase family protein: MELSPSAHADSFCRDRLPPASLWPQLHFDLPELNYPDRLNCAQRLLDDAVDRWGPDRPCLLTTTERWTYGQLQQRANQVAQVLTEDFGLRPGNRVLLRGPNNPWLVATWFGVLKAGGVAVTTMPLLRATELSELHGISRPAVAVCDHRFLGELAAADTPGLAVLAYGGPEEDDLTRRCAAKEGRYSTVATAADDVALIAFTSGTTGRPKATLHFHRDVLANADTFSRHVLKPRPDDVFTGTPPLAFTFGLGGLVVFPLHVGAATLLIEQAGPEQLADLVAEHGVTVLFTAPTAYRAIMAAGATGRLTGLRRCVSAGEALPAQVWEEFNAATGHRIIDGIGATEMLHVFISAADEDIRPGSTGRPVPGYRARIVDEDGEPVPDGLPGLLAVTGPTGCRYMEDPRQTAYVRNGWNVTGDTYVRDREGYFWYVARSDDMIVSSGYNIAGPEVEKALATHPHVEECGVVGAPDSKRGMLVKAYVVLRPGVAADEATAKDLQNHVKQTIAPYKYPRAIEFVTELPRTSNGKLQRGELRKRAHCADPR, encoded by the coding sequence ATGGAGCTCTCCCCTTCCGCGCATGCGGATTCCTTCTGTCGTGATCGGCTTCCCCCGGCCTCCCTCTGGCCCCAACTCCACTTCGATCTCCCGGAGTTGAACTATCCGGACCGGCTCAACTGCGCCCAGCGGCTGCTCGACGACGCGGTCGACCGCTGGGGACCGGACCGCCCGTGCCTGCTGACCACCACCGAGCGGTGGACGTACGGCCAACTCCAGCAGCGCGCCAACCAGGTCGCCCAAGTGCTGACCGAGGACTTCGGGCTCCGTCCCGGCAACCGCGTCCTGCTGCGCGGCCCGAACAATCCCTGGCTCGTCGCCACCTGGTTCGGTGTCCTCAAGGCGGGCGGCGTGGCGGTCACGACGATGCCGCTCCTGCGCGCCACGGAACTCTCCGAACTGCACGGCATCAGCCGGCCGGCCGTCGCCGTGTGCGACCACCGCTTCCTCGGGGAGCTCGCCGCGGCGGACACCCCCGGACTCGCCGTGCTCGCCTACGGCGGACCGGAGGAGGACGACCTGACGCGGCGCTGCGCGGCCAAGGAGGGGCGGTACTCCACCGTCGCCACCGCCGCGGACGACGTGGCCCTCATCGCGTTCACCTCGGGAACGACCGGCCGTCCCAAGGCCACCCTGCACTTCCACCGGGACGTCCTGGCGAACGCGGACACCTTCTCCCGGCACGTGCTGAAGCCCCGCCCGGACGACGTGTTCACGGGCACCCCGCCCCTCGCCTTCACCTTCGGGCTCGGCGGACTGGTGGTCTTCCCGCTGCACGTGGGGGCCGCCACGCTGCTGATCGAGCAGGCGGGCCCCGAGCAGCTGGCCGATCTCGTGGCGGAACACGGGGTGACCGTGCTCTTCACCGCTCCCACCGCCTACCGGGCGATCATGGCCGCCGGGGCCACGGGCAGGCTGACGGGCCTCCGGCGCTGCGTATCGGCCGGTGAGGCGCTTCCCGCCCAGGTGTGGGAGGAGTTCAACGCCGCCACCGGGCACCGCATCATCGACGGCATCGGCGCCACCGAGATGCTCCACGTCTTCATCTCCGCCGCCGACGAGGACATCCGTCCCGGTTCCACCGGCAGGCCCGTCCCCGGCTACCGCGCCAGGATCGTGGACGAGGACGGTGAACCCGTCCCGGACGGGCTGCCCGGGCTGCTCGCCGTCACCGGCCCCACCGGCTGCCGCTACATGGAGGACCCGCGCCAGACCGCGTACGTGCGCAACGGCTGGAACGTCACCGGCGACACCTACGTCCGGGACCGGGAGGGCTACTTCTGGTACGTGGCCCGCAGCGACGACATGATCGTCTCCTCCGGCTACAACATCGCCGGCCCCGAGGTCGAGAAGGCCCTGGCGACCCACCCCCACGTCGAGGAGTGCGGCGTCGTCGGCGCCCCCGACAGCAAGCGCGGCATGCTCGTGAAGGCGTACGTGGTCCTGCGCCCCGGAGTCGCGGCGGACGAGGCGACCGCCAAGGACCTCCAGAACCACGTCAAGCAGACCATCGCGCCCTACAAGTACCCGCGGGCCATCGAGTTCGTCACCGAACTGCCGCGCACCAGCAACGGAAAGCTCCAGCGCGGCGAACTGCGCAAGCGAGCGCACTGCGCCGACCCCCGCTAG